The following are encoded together in the Drosophila sechellia strain sech25 chromosome 3R, ASM438219v1, whole genome shotgun sequence genome:
- the LOC6613898 gene encoding uncharacterized protein LOC6613898 → MSSRLVSLWILVLSLSYSKVTPAYGRGYQLEINHPDGSAFRRESVIADTDGNSELDGEIKQKFPAPHEGWLLLSYKIGSKGYNIRYSYKADSDISVVPMVAKNETFSIKRIGVNALKSTAG, encoded by the exons ATGTCTTCCAGACTAGTATCTCTG TGGATTCTCGTCCTGAGCTTGAGTTACTCAAAAGTCACACCAGCCTACGGCAGGGGATACCAGCTGGAGATCAATCATCCAGATGGATCGGCTTTTCGACGGGAATCGGTAATCGCAGATACTGACGGAAATTCAGAGCTCGATGGGGAGATTAAGCAAAAGTTCCCTGCGCCGCATGAAGGATGGTTACTGCTCTCCTACAAAATCGGATCCAAAGGATACAACATACGATACTCCTACAAGGCGGACAGTGACATTTCCGTAGTGCCGATGGTGGCTAAAAACGAAACATTCTCTATAAAAAGAATCGGAGTAAACGCTCTGAAGTCGACTGCAGGTTGA